The following are from one region of the Methanoculleus caldifontis genome:
- a CDS encoding dihydropteroate synthase-like protein, producing MRILLPTGSATAEIVRAAAGRFCDRHEIDVAVTGELASFLTPGELRRLLAAGAYDMAIVSGMCTASFADVERETGVPVYRGPRHAADLPQVLAVLGRVTLSRTVPADDFLAETRREEASRRLALREAEAGAYFTLRGVKIGGGSRMKVLAEIMDAHRREDLLAEVRRFFADGADIVDLGFGFDATADDVRRCFAALSGVEGPLAVDTQDPILIAAAMPRADLVLSLHEGNIPAVGKTVADAGAAAVVVPGERTLAGNLAAAKEAGISRLIADPLLQPVGSGLVPSLAGFSGLPCPAFFGAGNVAELLDADSPGVNALLAGMAHEVGAAVVFTSEHSDKTRGSVAEMRRATEMMALMAGRPYPKDLGLDLLLLKEKRRRREPPLAYESIMDAHPAPDEIVYDPLGCIRIGIEGDFIVAVHKGRAVRGRCWEDVFHTLLLQGSLSRLDHAAYLGKELFKAELAIRLGRGFEQDGPF from the coding sequence ATGCGTATTCTGCTTCCGACCGGATCGGCGACGGCCGAGATCGTGAGAGCGGCGGCCGGGAGGTTCTGCGACCGCCACGAGATCGACGTGGCAGTCACCGGCGAACTCGCGTCGTTCCTGACTCCCGGCGAGCTCCGGCGGCTGCTTGCCGCGGGCGCCTACGACATGGCGATCGTCTCCGGGATGTGCACCGCATCCTTTGCCGATGTCGAGCGCGAGACCGGCGTCCCGGTCTACCGGGGGCCGCGGCATGCGGCCGACCTTCCGCAGGTCCTCGCGGTCCTTGGCCGCGTCACGCTCTCAAGGACCGTCCCTGCCGACGACTTCCTCGCCGAAACACGCCGCGAGGAGGCCTCTCGCCGCCTCGCGCTCCGGGAGGCGGAGGCAGGCGCCTACTTCACTCTCCGGGGAGTGAAGATCGGCGGGGGTTCGAGGATGAAGGTGCTCGCGGAGATCATGGACGCGCACAGGCGCGAGGACCTGCTCGCCGAAGTCCGGCGGTTCTTTGCCGACGGGGCGGATATCGTAGACCTGGGCTTCGGGTTCGATGCGACGGCGGACGACGTCCGGCGGTGTTTTGCCGCCCTCTCGGGGGTTGAAGGGCCTCTCGCGGTCGATACCCAGGACCCCATCCTCATCGCGGCGGCCATGCCCCGTGCCGACCTGGTGCTCTCTCTCCACGAGGGGAATATCCCCGCCGTCGGGAAGACGGTCGCTGACGCCGGGGCGGCCGCGGTCGTGGTGCCGGGCGAGCGGACGCTTGCCGGGAACCTTGCGGCAGCGAAGGAAGCCGGGATCTCGCGCCTGATCGCCGACCCCCTCCTCCAGCCGGTGGGATCGGGGCTCGTCCCGTCGCTCGCCGGGTTTTCCGGACTCCCATGCCCGGCCTTCTTCGGGGCGGGGAACGTGGCGGAGCTCCTGGACGCCGACTCTCCCGGCGTGAACGCGCTCCTCGCGGGGATGGCGCACGAGGTCGGGGCAGCGGTCGTCTTCACGAGCGAGCACAGCGACAAGACCCGGGGGTCGGTCGCGGAGATGCGGCGGGCGACCGAGATGATGGCCCTCATGGCCGGCCGGCCCTACCCCAAGGACCTGGGGCTCGACCTCCTTCTTCTGAAGGAGAAGCGGCGGCGGCGCGAACCTCCGCTCGCATACGAGAGCATCATGGACGCGCACCCTGCGCCCGACGAGATCGTCTACGACCCCCTGGGCTGCATCCGCATCGGTATCGAGGGCGACTTCATCGTCGCGGTCCACAAGGGCCGTGCCGTGCGGGGGCGGTGCTGGGAGGA
- a CDS encoding PHP domain-containing protein, whose protein sequence is MLRCDLHVHTGFSKDGESSVEEILRRAEAVGLDAVAITDHDTVEGARYALRCETSVTVIPGTEISTKQGHLLALGVTDPLPAGLDFFETVALARARGALLILPHPYHRWRHGVGRRLAAGIGAVDAVEVFNSRYITGSANRKAAAIARKFGKPGVAGSDAHNARYVGFGVTYVAAEPDLASILAAIREGKTMAGGKMTPLHTYTRQSIKGALRRIRRTVYR, encoded by the coding sequence ATGCTGCGGTGCGATCTGCATGTCCACACCGGGTTCTCCAAAGATGGGGAGAGCAGTGTGGAAGAAATCCTTCGGCGGGCGGAGGCGGTCGGCCTCGACGCCGTCGCGATCACCGATCACGATACAGTAGAAGGCGCCCGGTACGCCCTCCGGTGCGAGACCTCCGTGACCGTGATCCCGGGCACCGAGATATCGACAAAACAGGGCCATCTGCTCGCCCTCGGGGTCACGGACCCCCTCCCGGCAGGGCTCGACTTCTTCGAGACCGTCGCGCTCGCCCGTGCCCGGGGCGCTCTCCTGATCCTCCCCCACCCCTACCATCGCTGGCGCCACGGCGTCGGGAGGAGGCTCGCGGCCGGGATCGGGGCGGTCGATGCGGTGGAGGTCTTCAACAGCCGTTACATCACCGGGTCGGCGAACAGGAAGGCCGCAGCCATCGCGCGGAAGTTCGGAAAACCCGGGGTCGCCGGGAGCGACGCCCACAACGCCCGCTACGTCGGGTTCGGCGTCACCTACGTCGCCGCCGAGCCTGACCTCGCCTCGATCCTCGCCGCGATTCGCGAAGGGAAGACGATGGCGGGGGGGAAGATGACCCCGCTCCACACCTACACCCGCCAGTCCATCAAGGGGGCTCTCCGCAGGATCCGGCGCACGGTGTACCGATGA
- the truA gene encoding tRNA pseudouridine(38-40) synthase TruA — MSLAFRFSYFGDRFFGSQMQPGLRTVEGEFVAACMRLHLFEDWREANFATAGRTDRGVHARNQVCTFRTDMPDRAIAALNQVLPADIWCTGWAGVPEGFHPRYSTISRTYRYYFSETPGNTPAMHAAAQAFVGEHDFSSFSRSSDRNPERRIFAARVFEEGPFVVFEVIGESFLWNMVRCMATALGRVGAGEAEAGEIVRLLGGPADQRVPAAPPEGLIFWDIDCGVSFAPIPADEKSSLYRADRRRYHALMAEVAARLAPDAAQDTPG; from the coding sequence ATGAGCCTGGCGTTCCGCTTCTCGTACTTCGGGGACCGGTTCTTCGGCTCGCAGATGCAGCCGGGGCTCCGGACCGTGGAGGGAGAGTTCGTCGCGGCATGCATGCGTCTCCACCTCTTCGAGGACTGGCGGGAGGCGAACTTTGCCACCGCCGGACGGACCGACCGCGGGGTGCATGCCAGAAACCAGGTCTGCACATTCCGGACTGATATGCCGGACCGGGCAATCGCGGCGCTGAACCAGGTGCTCCCGGCCGATATCTGGTGCACGGGGTGGGCCGGGGTGCCGGAGGGGTTCCACCCCCGATACAGCACCATATCGCGGACCTACCGCTACTACTTCTCAGAGACGCCCGGCAACACCCCCGCCATGCATGCTGCGGCCCAGGCGTTCGTCGGAGAGCACGACTTCTCGTCGTTCTCCCGCTCAAGCGACCGGAACCCGGAGCGGAGGATCTTCGCGGCACGGGTCTTTGAAGAAGGGCCGTTCGTCGTCTTCGAGGTGATCGGGGAGAGCTTTCTCTGGAATATGGTCAGGTGCATGGCGACGGCGCTCGGACGGGTGGGAGCAGGCGAGGCGGAGGCCGGGGAGATCGTCCGGCTCCTTGGTGGTCCGGCGGACCAGAGAGTCCCCGCCGCTCCCCCCGAAGGGCTGATATTCTGGGATATCGACTGTGGAGTCTCCTTTGCACCGATCCCGGCCGATGAGAAGAGTTCCCTGTACCGTGCAGACCGACGCCGCTACCACGCCCTGATGGCAGAGGTCGCGGCACGCCTTGCGCCGGATGCGGCACAGGATACGCCCGGATAA
- a CDS encoding glycosyltransferase family 2 protein, with product MVSETAEAATPARRPGRVRTLAAIPCFNEEVAIGSVVLKARQHADEVLVIDDGCTDGTAKVAREAGATVISHGACRGKGQGIKSALRYAVDHNYDCLVLMDGDGQHDPSEIPLLVEPILTDSADLVIGFRTFDQMPFYRRFGRAVLDVASSNGSSITDSQCGYRALNRRTMESMLGTLKKDDFSTESEMLRIAQEKHLRIGETPINCKYGDFDTSTKNPVSHGIEVLGSLFWLAVERKPLLHIGLPGFTAMLAGIFLLLQFLEGFSETGLVGVEQGMLASIFLIPGTMAVVLGLALALVARTRE from the coding sequence ATGGTGAGCGAGACCGCCGAGGCCGCCACTCCGGCCCGCCGTCCGGGCAGGGTGAGAACCCTCGCGGCGATCCCCTGCTTCAACGAGGAGGTCGCGATCGGCTCGGTCGTCCTGAAAGCCCGGCAGCACGCCGACGAGGTCCTGGTGATCGACGACGGGTGCACCGACGGCACCGCGAAGGTCGCACGGGAGGCGGGAGCGACCGTCATCTCGCACGGAGCCTGCAGGGGAAAGGGGCAGGGGATCAAGAGTGCTCTCCGGTACGCGGTCGACCACAACTACGACTGCCTGGTCCTCATGGACGGCGACGGTCAGCACGATCCCTCCGAGATTCCCCTTCTGGTCGAACCGATCCTCACTGATTCTGCCGACCTCGTCATCGGTTTTCGGACCTTCGACCAGATGCCCTTCTACCGGAGATTCGGCCGGGCGGTCCTCGACGTCGCCTCGAGCAACGGCAGCTCGATAACCGACTCGCAGTGCGGATATCGGGCGCTCAACAGGAGGACGATGGAGTCGATGCTCGGAACGCTGAAGAAGGACGACTTCTCGACCGAATCGGAGATGCTCCGGATCGCACAGGAGAAGCACCTGCGCATCGGCGAGACCCCGATCAACTGCAAGTACGGTGATTTCGACACATCCACGAAGAACCCCGTCTCTCATGGAATCGAAGTGCTCGGATCGTTATTCTGGCTCGCCGTGGAGAGGAAGCCTCTTCTGCACATCGGCCTACCCGGATTCACCGCGATGCTCGCCGGGATCTTTCTCCTGCTCCAGTTCCTCGAAGGGTTCAGCGAGACCGGTCTCGTCGGGGTCGAGCAGGGCATGCTTGCCTCGATCTTCCTGATCCCCGGCACCATGGCGGTCGTGCTGGGTCTCGCGCT